From the genome of Alkalihalobacillus sp. TS-13:
AGAAAAAAAAGAGAAGGTGAGTCAAGAGGATGTTGATAAGCTTACAACTCAATACACCTTAATTAATGAAAATTCTCCATTGATACCAGATAAGACATTTTTAAGGTCTAAACAAAAGTTAAAAAGGAAGAAGTATTTAAGTGAAACGCTAGATAGTGAGCCTTTTGTTCCGTTATTTATAGTGAATATATTTTATATTATAAAAAAATCAATAAATTACCTTTTTGAAAAGAATGCAAATAAAAAAAATTAGGTGATAAGTTTATGGAAGAATTAGGTGATAATTCAACTGTAATTCTATTAAGTGGTGGTATCGATTCCACTGCATTAATACCATATTTTTTATCAAAAAATTGTTGTGTTAAATGTGTCCATTTTCAATATGGTCAAAAAAGTCAAGATAGTGAGAGAGAGGCAGTAGAAAAAGTAAGTAATTACTATAAAATCGACACAAAATTTATAAATGTAGGATTTGAATTTTCTAATATAGATGGAGAATACATTTCTAGAAATGCTCTGTTTATACTGATGGCTGCCAACTTGTTTCAAAAAGATGTTTCAAGGATTGCATTAGGTATTCATAATGGCACTCCTTACTATGACTGTAGTAAAAAGTTTATTAGGGACTGTCAAAAATTAATCGATGGATACTTTCATGGAACTGTAACAATTGAAGCACCATTTATATTACATGATAAAAAACAAATCTTTAATTATTGTTTAGAAAAAGAAGTACCTGTAAACCTTACATATAGTTGTGAGATCAAGAATAAAATAGCTTGCGGGAGTTGCCCCTCATGCAAAGATAGGAGTTTACTGAATGGACTTTACTCATTGTAAGCAGAGAAAGATAAAAGGAATTGAGGAAGAGACACCAATTTTGGTTCCATCATTTTCAAGCAAAGGCTTCCCAGAAGTAGGCGACTTATATAACAATCTAAAAGAATATCTAACGGATGTATCATTGGTAAGTGCTTATGATCTGCACTATAAAAACATAAATATTGATAGTATATATGAAACTGACATGCTATTGATTGATAGTGGTGGATACGAAAGAGATAAAGAACATGATTTATCTACAATTTATAGGGATAGACACATTTCGGAGACTTGGAATAGAGAATTACATCACAGTCTATTAGAAAAGATTGAGTCTCTTACTAACATTCTAATTGTAAATTTTGATAGTACAGAAACAATGCCTTTAAGTAGACAATTAGAACTTGCCAATGAAACCTTTGCACAATACCCTGACTTTGCTTCTGATTTCTTATGCAAGCCTTCTTCTAGTTACCCGTTAATAAATATAGATGAATATTGTCAGAATATAGATTTGATAAGCAATTTTTCTGTGGTTGGGTTTACCGAGAAAGAGCTGGGGTTTTCTTTATTAGAAAGATGTAAAAATATATATAGAGTAAGAAAATCTTTGGAAAATAAAAATTTAGAAATACCTATACATATCTTTGGATGTATAGATCCTCTAAATATTATTGTTTATTTCCTCAGTGGAGCAGATATATTTGACGGATTATCTTGGTTAAGATTTGCCTTTAATAATGATTATCCAACCTACTTTAACAGTTATTCAATCAGTAATGAACTTTGGTCTTTTGAAGACGATGAAGTGAAGGCATTAGCTATATTAGAAAACTTACGAATCTTATGTGACTTGAAAGAAAGGTTAATAGAATTTACTTCCAGTAATAATTGGGATTCTTTAAACTTAGATGAAAATACTTTGTTACAAATTCGAAAATTATCAAATATGATAAAGAAAGGAGAATGATTACTATGGGAGGCAGTAGAGGAAGTGGTACTCCAAGAATTCCTCTAAGCGAATTACAAAAAACCAAAGATGAAAGGGAAAAACAGGACGCTTATGATAGAGAGGTGAACAAGTTTCTTGAGTCCCTATTTAAACAGATTAATAGTAGAGACACTGAGCAAATTAATAAACACCTTGAAACATTAAAAGGTGCTCTTGAAAAAGATATTGAAAATTCTATTGAGATGAGATTTGGTGGCTCATTAAATAAACATACTTACGTAAATGGCCTAAGTGATATTGACATGCTAGTACAAATTAATAATAGTAGCTATCAAGACAAAAGTCCTCAAGAACTACTCTCTATCTTTGCCGAAAAGATTAGTAAACGTCTACCCAACACTGAAGTTAGTATTGGGAAATTGGCGGTTACCGTTAAATACTCTAATGGTAATGAAATTCAACTTCTGCCTAGTTTAAAAACACAAACTGGCTATAAAATTCCTTCGATAGGTTCTGATAAATGGAGTAATGTAATTAAGCCACATAAGTTCGCTGAAAAACTAACAAAGGTAAATCGTGAAAATGGAAATAGAGTGGTACCTCTAATAAAATTGTTTAAAAGTATTAATTCATCAGCCCCTAAGAGCAAACAATTATCAGGCTATCATATAGAATCTTTAGCTATTAATGCTTTTAAAAATTCGGATAGCACACCTCGTACTTTTAAAGGAATGGTTGAATACTTTGTAAGATTTTCTAAGAATGCGGTACTTGAATCGGTGAAAGATAGTACAGGACAATCTATCCATGTAGATGATTATTTAGGAGCAAGAAATAGTCCCGACAGAAAAAGAATAAGTATTAGTCTGAAAGTGCTAGAAAAGAGAATAAAAAATGCAAATGATAATCAAATAAATAGAGTTTGGAATGATTTATTAGGTAAGTAATAAAATCAGGTAAAAAAATAAAATTTGTAAACTAGAAAAAGCACCTTAACTCATGCCACTTACG
Proteins encoded in this window:
- a CDS encoding 7-cyano-7-deazaguanine synthase, coding for MEELGDNSTVILLSGGIDSTALIPYFLSKNCCVKCVHFQYGQKSQDSEREAVEKVSNYYKIDTKFINVGFEFSNIDGEYISRNALFILMAANLFQKDVSRIALGIHNGTPYYDCSKKFIRDCQKLIDGYFHGTVTIEAPFILHDKKQIFNYCLEKEVPVNLTYSCEIKNKIACGSCPSCKDRSLLNGLYSL
- a CDS encoding CBASS oligonucleotide cyclase, coding for MGGSRGSGTPRIPLSELQKTKDEREKQDAYDREVNKFLESLFKQINSRDTEQINKHLETLKGALEKDIENSIEMRFGGSLNKHTYVNGLSDIDMLVQINNSSYQDKSPQELLSIFAEKISKRLPNTEVSIGKLAVTVKYSNGNEIQLLPSLKTQTGYKIPSIGSDKWSNVIKPHKFAEKLTKVNRENGNRVVPLIKLFKSINSSAPKSKQLSGYHIESLAINAFKNSDSTPRTFKGMVEYFVRFSKNAVLESVKDSTGQSIHVDDYLGARNSPDRKRISISLKVLEKRIKNANDNQINRVWNDLLGK